The following DNA comes from Buttiauxella agrestis.
CGCCTTTTACGGTAAAAGCACGGTCAATGGCGAGACGGAAACGATACTGGCGCGGATGGGCTCGCTCTGACAGTGAAAGTAAGTGCTCACGTAGTTCATTAATCCCTGTGCCGCTGGTGGCTGCGGTGACAAACAGAACAGCATCTTGCCAGCCAAATTCTTTGATCGTTTCCAGCACGGATTCACGGACTTCATCGATACGCGCTTCGCTCACCCGGTCGGCTTTGGTTAAGGCGACGGTTAACGATGGTTTGCCGGTTAATTGCAAAATGGCGAGATGCTCGCGAGTTTGCGCCATCACACCGTCGTCGCAAGCAACGACTAACAGCGCGTGGTCAATGCCGCCCACGCCTGCCAGCATGTTGGCGAGGAATTTTTCATGCCCCGGAACATCAATGAAACCGGGAATTCTGCCATCGGGTTGCGGCCAGTAGGCGTAACCGAGATCGATGGTCATGCCGCGTTTTTTCTCTTCCGGCAGACGGTCAGCATTCACGCCAGTTATAGCTTGTAGCAGGGTAGTTTTGCCGTGGTCAACGTGCCCGGCGGTCGCAATAATCATGGTTTCAGGTTCTCCATGAAGCCCGTTTCATCTTCAAGGCAGCGTAAATCCAGCCATAAACGCCCGTCGCTGATACGGCCGATAATGGGTTTGGGTAATTCACGCAGGCTTTGGGTGAGTGCGCCCAGCGTGGAGCCTCGGCCATCTTTCGGGCTAAATGTCAGCGCCGAACTTGGTAATCGATCTACCGGCAAAGAGCCGCTGCCAATTTGCGATAAACATGGCTCCACGCAGACGGTGAATTGCTCGCCGTATTGGCTCTGGAATGCAGGCAGCAGACGTTGCGCAAGTTCTGTGATTTCGTTCGCATCACGCGTTAACAGGCGTAACGTCGGCAATCTTTCAACCAGCGTTTCCGGGTGCTGATATAAACGTAAGGTCGCTTCAAGGGCTGCCAGCGTTATTTTATCCGCGCGCAGGGCGCGTTTGAGCGGGTGCTGCTGAATACGCGCAATAAGCTCTTTTTTACCAACGATAATGCCTGCCTGCGGCCCACCGAGCAGTTTATCACCAGAGAAGCTCACCAGACTTACGCCTGCGGCAATCAGTTGTTGCGGCATCGGTTCTTCTGGCAATCCCCATTGAGTGAGGTCAACCAGCGAACCGCTGCCCAAATCGGTCACTACCGGAATGTTTAGCTCGTTGCCAAGCTCCACCAGTTCGGCTTCGGTAACGGATTTGGTAAAGCCTGCCACCTGATAATTGCTGGTGTGGACTTTCATCAATAGCGCCGTATTTTCACCCGCGGCCTGACGATAATCTTTGAGATGCGTGCGGTTTGTCGTACCAACTTCCACAAGTTGGCAACCCGCCTGGCGCATCACATCTGGAATGCGGAATGCACCGCCGATTTCAACCAGTTCACCGCGCGAGACAATCACGTTTTCACCACTGGCGCAGGCTGCCAGCATCAGCAAAACCGCTGCCGCATTGTTATTAACGATGCAGGCGTCTTCCGCACCGGTCAACTCGCAAAGCAAGGCTGCCAGCGCTTTATCGCGATGACCGCGTTCTGCACCGTGTAAATCATATTCCAGAGTCACCGGGAAGCGCATCGCGTGGGTCACGGCTTCGATTGCCGCTTCTGCCTGCAATGCGCGGCCCAGATTGGTATGCAGTACGGTTCCTGTGAGGTTAAACACGGGCTGGAGAGCACTGCGCTGGTGAGATTCCAACTGTACTTGTGCCTGAGCCGCCCAATTTCCATTCCATGTCGGGAGCTGTTGTTGGGTTCGGATGTATTCGCGGGCGGTTTCCAGCATTTCACGTAAGGTGCTGACCACTTGTGTGTGGCCGAAATTGCGTAGCAAATCGCTGAAAGAAGCGTCACGTAACAGTTTATCGATAGCTGGAAGCTGGCTGTACAAGTTGCGATCGGGTGTCATGGCAAGCCGCTGAGTGGTGAAATATGGCGATAGTTTACAGGGGGAGCTGGCCCCCTGTCATGGCGGGAGATCATGCCGTTGGCGGTTCTGTCCGTGCAAAACTTTCGCGTTCAAAGAGTTTCTCGACCAGCTTTACCAAATGCGGGCGGTCGACACACCAGCCCGGGGAAACCCGGCGGAAGTTGAGATAGCCCACAGCGCAAGCCACCGCGATGGTCGCCACGCAAAGTTCATCGGCATTGAGTTTTTTATCCGCAGCGTATTGTTCGAGCAGTGTCAGGCCTCGGCTGATTTTTTCGCGCTGGCGCAGGAGTTCTATTTCAGATTGCTGCTCGATCGGGCGCTGACGCTCGCGCACTGAAACCAGGGCGGCGTCCATTACACCGTCTGCCAACGCTTCAATCTGGCGCATTTGCAGGGCGGCTTTTGGGTCACGGGGGATCAGGGCAGGGGCGATGTCCAAAAGCTCGAGGTATTGCGCAATAATTGGAGAATCGAACCAATACTCGCCATCGTCCGTCACCAGCGCCGGTACTTTGCCCAGCGGGTTGTATTGCGCAGTGGTGCTGTCGGACGTCCACGGGTTGTCGTTCACAAATTCAAACGTGATGCCCTTTTCCAGCAGGATGACGGATATTTTGCGCACGTACGGGCTGGTGTAATTACCGATAAGTTTCATTACATCGTCCATTTTCAATCGACAAAGCGTAAGTATGGTTCAGGAATTATGAAGACGCCTGGGGTCGCGCGATGTTGTTTGCCGCTGCGCTGTAATTTTCTGACAAAACGAAAGGCTTCTGGCAGGTGGGGCTGCCCTGGATCACACTCGCGAAAATCCACGTAAAATATTTTGTGAATCACATCACATTTAAATAACAAAGTCTCAGCAAGTAAATGTGACTCTTGTCACATAAAGACATCAATGATGCGCAAAAATTAGCTGCTGTGTTTTTTTTACACACTAATTATGTGATCTGGATCGCCAGATCATGACTCGTCACACCCTGTAATGAGTGATCTCCATCACACTAATTTCCATGCGCTGGACACCTTAACGATTCAGTGCCAGATTTGCCTCACTTAGAGCATCTGGCAGCACTGCTTGCCACCACATTAACAATAAACCTCGGGCTGCTTTCCCAGCACGTAAACACAACAAGGGGTGTGCGTATGTCATCCGATATCAAGATCAGAGTGCAAAGCTTTGGTCGTTTCCTGAGCAACATGGTAATGCCAAACATCGGCGCATTCATCGCCTGGGGTATTATCACCGCTTTATTTATTCCAACCGGATGGTTGCCAAGCGAAACACTGGCGAAACTGGTCGGCCCGATGATTACTTACCTGCTGCCGTTGCTCATCGGTTATACCGGTGGTCGCTTAATCGGTGGCGACCGTGGTGGTGTGGTCGGCGCAATCACAACCATGGGTGTTATCGTCGGTGCGGATATGCCGATGTTCCTCGGTGCGATGATTGCGGGTCCTCTGGGCGGCTGGGCGATTAAACATTTCGACGCATGGGTAGACGGCAAGATTAAATCCGGCTTTGAAATGCTGGTGAACAACTTCTCCGCTGGCATCATCGGTATGATTCTGGCGATTCTGGCGTTCATGGGAATCGGCCCTGCGGTTGAAGTCCTGTCCAAAGTTCTGGCGGCAGGCGTTAACTTCATGGTTGTCCATGACATGCTGCCACTGGCTTCTATCTTCGTAGAACCAGCGAAAATCCTGTTCCTGAACAACGCAATCAACCACGGTATCTTCTCGCCGCTGGGTATTCAGCAGTCCCACGAACTGGGCAAATCAATCTTCTTCCTGATTGAAGCAAACCCTGGTCCGGGTATGGGCGTGCTGATGGCGTACATGTTCTTCGGTCGTGGTAATGCTAAGCAGTCTGCGGGCGGCGCGGCAATCATCCACTTCCTGGGCGGTATCCACGAAATTTACTTCCCATATGTGCTGATGAACCCACGTCTGATCCTGGCCGTTATCCTCGGCGGTATGACTGGCGTGTTCACTCTGACTCTGCTGAACGGCGGCCTGGTTTCCCCGGCATCTCCGGGTTCCATCCTGGCGGTCCTGGCGATGACACCAAAAGGTGCCTACTTCGCTAACATCGCGGCAATCGTGGCGGCAACAGCAGTTTCCTTCGTCGTCTCTGCCATCTTGCTGAAAACCAGCAAAGTAAAAGAAGAAGACGATATCGAAGCAGCCGCTCGCCGCATGGCTGAGATGAAAGCAGAATCCAAAGGGGCTACAGCGCCACTGGCGGTAGGTGCAGGCTTGTCTAACGACCTGAGCCACGTGCGCAAAATCATCGTGGCATGTGATGCAGGCATGGGTTCAAGTGCGATGGGTGCGGGTGTGCTGCGTAAGAAAGTAAACGATGCAGGCCTGAAAAATATCTCTGTCACCAACTGTGCAATCAACAGCTTGCCAGACGATGTTGACCTGGTTATTACGCACCGTGACCTGACCGAGCGCGCTATGCGTCAGGTGCCACAGGCACAGCATATTTCCCTGACTAACTTCCTCGACAGCAGCCTGTACGCCAACCTGACCGAGCGCCTGGTGGCCTCTCATAACCTGAGCGAGAAAGAAGTGAAGGTCATGAGCAGCCTGGAAGACAGCTTCGTTGCTGACGAAGAGATGCTGTTCCGTCTGGGCGCGGGCAACGTGTTCCTCGGCCTGACGGCGGCCACCAAAGAAGAAGCGATTCGCTTTGCCGGTGAGCAACTGGTGAACGGTGGTTACGTTCAGCCTGAATATGTGGATGCGATGTTTGAGCGTGAAAAACTGACCCCAACTTATCTGGGCGAAGGTATCGCGGTTCCACACGGTACGGTTGAAGCGAAAGACCGCGTACTGAAAACCGGCGTTGTGTTCTGCCAGTATCCACACGGTGTTCACTTCGGTGAAGAAAGTGATGATATTGCCCGCCTGGTTATCGGTATTGCTGCGCGTAACAATGAACACATCCAGGTTATCACAAGCCTGACCAACGCACTGGATGATGAGTCGGTGATTGATCGCCTGGCGAATACGACCAGCGTTCAGGAAGTTCTCGACCTGCTGGCCGGTAAGAAGTAAGTCTCAGTTTCCCTCTCCCATCCGGGAGAGGGTTCCGGTGAGGGTCGTTTCCCCAAACGACTCACCCGAACCCTCTCGGGTAATTCAAATTTAAGAAGGTGAACGACATGAAAGCATTACATTTTGGCGCAGGTAATATCGGCCGTGGCTTTATCGGGAAACTGCTGGCAGACGCGGGTATCCAACTGACCTTCGCTGACGTTAACCAAACCGTGCTGGACGCGCTTAACGAGCGCCACAGCTATCAGGTTCATGTGGTGGGTGAGCAAGAGCAAATCGATACGGTTTCTAATGTGAATGCCGTCAGCAGCATCGGCGACGATGTTGTTACGTTGATTGCCGACGTTGACCTAGTGACCACCGCCGTCGGGCCGGTTGTGCTGGAGCGCATCGCGCCAGCTGTCGCAAAAGGTCTGGTTCTGCGTCGCGCTAACGGTAATGAAAAACCCCTGAATATTATTGCCTGCGAGAACATGGTGCGCGGCACCAGCCAGCTGAAAGCTCACGTGATGAAGGCACTTTCTGAAGATGATCAGGCCTGGGTTGAGCAGCATATAGGTTTCGTTGATTCTGCTGTTGACCGTATCGTTCCGCCTTCAGAATCTGCCACCCATGACCCGCTTGAAGTGACTGTTGAAACCTTCAGCGAGTGGATTGTGGATAAAACCCAGTTCAAAGGTGAGCTGCCTAACATTCCTGGCATGGAACTGACTGATAACCTGATGGCGTTTGTTGAGCGCAAACTCTTCACGCTGAATACCGGGCATGCTATAACCGCATACCTTGGTCAACTGGCCGGTCATCAGACCATTCGCGATGCCATTCTCGATGAGAGAATCCGTGCGGTCGTGAAGGGTGCGATGGATGAAAGCGGTGCGGTGCTGATCAAGCGTTATGGCTTTGATGCAGACAAGCATGCAGCCTACATCCAGAAAATCCTTGGTCGTTTCGAGAACCCGTATCTGAAAGATGATGTGGAGCGCGTAGGCCGCCAGCCGCTGCGTAAATTAAGTGCGGGCGACCGTCTGATTAAGCCGCTATTGGGCACTATCGAATACGGTTTGCCACACCAATTTCTGGTTGAAGGTATT
Coding sequences within:
- the selA gene encoding L-seryl-tRNA(Sec) selenium transferase, translating into MTPDRNLYSQLPAIDKLLRDASFSDLLRNFGHTQVVSTLREMLETAREYIRTQQQLPTWNGNWAAQAQVQLESHQRSALQPVFNLTGTVLHTNLGRALQAEAAIEAVTHAMRFPVTLEYDLHGAERGHRDKALAALLCELTGAEDACIVNNNAAAVLLMLAACASGENVIVSRGELVEIGGAFRIPDVMRQAGCQLVEVGTTNRTHLKDYRQAAGENTALLMKVHTSNYQVAGFTKSVTEAELVELGNELNIPVVTDLGSGSLVDLTQWGLPEEPMPQQLIAAGVSLVSFSGDKLLGGPQAGIIVGKKELIARIQQHPLKRALRADKITLAALEATLRLYQHPETLVERLPTLRLLTRDANEITELAQRLLPAFQSQYGEQFTVCVEPCLSQIGSGSLPVDRLPSSALTFSPKDGRGSTLGALTQSLRELPKPIIGRISDGRLWLDLRCLEDETGFMENLKP
- a CDS encoding PTS mannitol transporter subunit IICBA, which produces MSSDIKIRVQSFGRFLSNMVMPNIGAFIAWGIITALFIPTGWLPSETLAKLVGPMITYLLPLLIGYTGGRLIGGDRGGVVGAITTMGVIVGADMPMFLGAMIAGPLGGWAIKHFDAWVDGKIKSGFEMLVNNFSAGIIGMILAILAFMGIGPAVEVLSKVLAAGVNFMVVHDMLPLASIFVEPAKILFLNNAINHGIFSPLGIQQSHELGKSIFFLIEANPGPGMGVLMAYMFFGRGNAKQSAGGAAIIHFLGGIHEIYFPYVLMNPRLILAVILGGMTGVFTLTLLNGGLVSPASPGSILAVLAMTPKGAYFANIAAIVAATAVSFVVSAILLKTSKVKEEDDIEAAARRMAEMKAESKGATAPLAVGAGLSNDLSHVRKIIVACDAGMGSSAMGAGVLRKKVNDAGLKNISVTNCAINSLPDDVDLVITHRDLTERAMRQVPQAQHISLTNFLDSSLYANLTERLVASHNLSEKEVKVMSSLEDSFVADEEMLFRLGAGNVFLGLTAATKEEAIRFAGEQLVNGGYVQPEYVDAMFEREKLTPTYLGEGIAVPHGTVEAKDRVLKTGVVFCQYPHGVHFGEESDDIARLVIGIAARNNEHIQVITSLTNALDDESVIDRLANTTSVQEVLDLLAGKK
- a CDS encoding glutathione S-transferase → MKLIGNYTSPYVRKISVILLEKGITFEFVNDNPWTSDSTTAQYNPLGKVPALVTDDGEYWFDSPIIAQYLELLDIAPALIPRDPKAALQMRQIEALADGVMDAALVSVRERQRPIEQQSEIELLRQREKISRGLTLLEQYAADKKLNADELCVATIAVACAVGYLNFRRVSPGWCVDRPHLVKLVEKLFERESFARTEPPTA
- the mtlD gene encoding mannitol-1-phosphate 5-dehydrogenase, encoding MKALHFGAGNIGRGFIGKLLADAGIQLTFADVNQTVLDALNERHSYQVHVVGEQEQIDTVSNVNAVSSIGDDVVTLIADVDLVTTAVGPVVLERIAPAVAKGLVLRRANGNEKPLNIIACENMVRGTSQLKAHVMKALSEDDQAWVEQHIGFVDSAVDRIVPPSESATHDPLEVTVETFSEWIVDKTQFKGELPNIPGMELTDNLMAFVERKLFTLNTGHAITAYLGQLAGHQTIRDAILDERIRAVVKGAMDESGAVLIKRYGFDADKHAAYIQKILGRFENPYLKDDVERVGRQPLRKLSAGDRLIKPLLGTIEYGLPHQFLVEGIAAAMHYRSEQDPQAQELEKLLAEKGPQATLAEISGLDANSDVVAEAVKAYSSK